One part of the Nitrospira defluvii genome encodes these proteins:
- a CDS encoding porin — translation MKYGGMCVLQRAAATLGIAGALLFLPLQASAGANDTTPVVVAQGPVQSSQGLSAMETVPQAIPTANSTDRETSGQRLSIESTSLESLLLEKGVITQEDWIRLKAEEERRVFEQSSELQMSGNPRWYERIRMTGYIQYKYNMAATNRLFDNPLGDSFGDQQGNEFYIRRMRLVFQGQVSERVAFFMQFALEGGQQTPANNEMIDAMVDYYLTKDKVHRFRFGLQRVPNAFDTYRSSTNRQEMDRHESIQSGAPGERDLGVAYYWSPKVAQERFTQLAAYHNGPGDYGVFGVMVYNGQGRSRLELNKDKHIGAKLSYPFQFRNGRLLEAGVLGYHGVFSVQGASAPTGTGAAKCISPLTSESGCDIKDQRITAYVWTPPQPWGILAEFTVGRGPKRNAQTNFIEESNVVGGYVQGYYTWRYSDVGMLTPYVRYGEYYGGFKSINGAPDGQSRTWNIGLVWEPDTHFRVVAEWMSKDGLNSTLVANRAQNDFDASQMRFMTQWFWN, via the coding sequence ATGAAGTACGGGGGGATGTGTGTATTACAACGGGCTGCGGCGACGCTCGGTATTGCCGGCGCGCTCCTGTTCTTGCCGCTGCAGGCATCGGCAGGCGCAAACGATACCACGCCGGTGGTAGTCGCGCAGGGGCCTGTTCAATCCAGCCAGGGCCTCTCCGCCATGGAGACGGTCCCACAGGCGATACCCACTGCGAACAGTACCGACCGAGAAACATCGGGTCAGCGCCTGTCGATCGAGAGCACCTCGCTCGAAAGTCTGTTGCTCGAGAAAGGCGTGATCACGCAGGAAGACTGGATCCGTCTCAAGGCCGAGGAAGAACGCCGCGTGTTCGAACAGTCATCGGAATTACAGATGTCCGGCAATCCACGCTGGTATGAACGGATCCGCATGACCGGGTACATCCAATATAAGTACAACATGGCGGCCACGAATCGCCTGTTCGACAATCCTTTGGGCGACAGCTTCGGCGACCAGCAGGGCAATGAATTTTACATCCGCCGGATGCGGTTGGTGTTCCAGGGGCAAGTGTCGGAACGGGTGGCCTTCTTCATGCAATTCGCGCTCGAAGGTGGGCAACAGACGCCGGCAAACAATGAAATGATCGATGCCATGGTGGATTACTACCTCACCAAGGACAAGGTGCACCGCTTCCGTTTCGGTCTACAACGCGTTCCCAACGCGTTCGATACGTATCGGTCGAGCACAAACCGGCAGGAAATGGACCGGCACGAATCCATCCAGAGCGGCGCGCCGGGTGAACGCGATCTGGGCGTAGCCTACTACTGGAGTCCGAAGGTCGCACAGGAGCGGTTCACTCAACTGGCCGCGTATCACAACGGGCCCGGCGACTACGGTGTCTTCGGAGTCATGGTCTACAACGGACAAGGCAGGAGCCGGTTGGAGTTGAACAAGGATAAACATATCGGCGCCAAACTCTCCTATCCCTTCCAATTCCGAAACGGTCGACTGCTCGAAGCCGGTGTGCTCGGCTACCATGGCGTGTTTTCCGTGCAGGGAGCCAGCGCGCCGACGGGTACCGGGGCTGCGAAGTGTATCAGCCCATTAACCTCGGAGAGTGGCTGCGATATCAAGGATCAGCGAATCACGGCCTATGTCTGGACCCCTCCGCAACCTTGGGGTATCTTGGCCGAGTTCACCGTGGGGCGTGGACCGAAACGGAATGCGCAGACCAACTTCATCGAAGAGAGCAACGTCGTCGGCGGATATGTGCAAGGGTACTATACTTGGCGTTACTCGGATGTCGGCATGTTGACGCCGTATGTGCGTTACGGCGAATACTATGGCGGCTTCAAATCGATCAACGGGGCGCCGGACGGCCAATCCCGCACCTGGAATATCGGTCTGGTGTGGGAGCCGGATACGCATTTCAGAGTGGTGGCGGAGTGGATGTCCAAGGACGGTTTGAACAGCACGCTGGTTGCGAACCGTGCCCAAAACGACTTCGATGCCTCGCAGATGCGATTCATGACGCAATGGTTCTGGAACTGA
- a CDS encoding PstS family phosphate ABC transporter substrate-binding protein — MSDVTTGLGIRGKRLSRLAAVTIGTLVAFSAGHAAAEHAGLSGGGPNVDPAIEPYVNHNGLQGKLSIAGSDTMRPLIAKLAAQFSSLHPAAQIAVEGTGSSAAIREFLLGLSYQRRGDKVQGRGTGGSSTVELLASSRQLTEEESKGFESNYGYRPLEVPIAMDAVAIYVNKDNPLQRLTLAEVDAIFGKDHKRGLGPITNWSQIGMGNSALAKQPVHLYGRDKRSGTREFFKHVALKDGELVDDVVEQPGSASEIIAIAQDPLGLGYAGAGFDISAVRQVPIAAQPEGPALLPSIETVTSGAYPLGRSLYLYVKKGPKDKLDPVVEEFLAFVNSRQGQETVARANFYPLTSTQVAKNRQELGLDKGAMVTLPPQDLRIAEQRTR, encoded by the coding sequence ATGAGTGACGTGACAACAGGTCTGGGGATCAGGGGGAAGCGCCTTTCGAGGCTGGCGGCAGTGACCATCGGCACGTTAGTGGCTTTTTCGGCTGGCCATGCTGCAGCCGAACACGCGGGACTGAGCGGCGGCGGCCCCAACGTCGACCCCGCAATCGAGCCCTATGTGAACCACAACGGTCTCCAGGGGAAACTGAGCATCGCCGGCTCGGATACGATGCGGCCGCTGATTGCAAAGCTCGCCGCGCAGTTCTCCAGCCTTCATCCAGCCGCACAGATTGCGGTCGAAGGAACCGGGTCGAGCGCCGCCATCCGCGAGTTCCTGCTGGGTCTCTCCTATCAACGACGTGGGGACAAGGTACAGGGCCGGGGAACGGGTGGATCGAGCACGGTCGAATTGCTCGCCTCTTCCCGGCAGTTGACGGAAGAGGAATCCAAGGGCTTTGAATCCAATTATGGCTATCGCCCCTTGGAAGTGCCTATCGCCATGGATGCAGTCGCCATCTATGTGAACAAGGACAACCCTCTTCAGCGCCTGACCTTGGCGGAAGTGGATGCTATTTTCGGAAAAGATCATAAACGCGGCCTTGGCCCCATCACCAATTGGAGTCAAATCGGAATGGGCAACTCCGCGCTGGCCAAGCAGCCTGTTCACCTGTACGGGAGAGACAAGCGCTCCGGCACCAGGGAGTTTTTCAAACATGTCGCCCTGAAGGACGGGGAGCTCGTGGACGACGTGGTCGAGCAACCGGGCTCGGCCTCGGAGATCATTGCGATCGCCCAAGACCCGCTTGGTCTGGGTTATGCCGGCGCCGGTTTCGACATTTCAGCCGTACGCCAGGTGCCCATTGCCGCCCAGCCCGAAGGACCGGCCCTGTTGCCGTCGATCGAGACCGTCACCTCAGGGGCCTATCCGTTGGGCCGTTCGTTGTACCTGTACGTGAAGAAGGGCCCGAAGGACAAACTGGATCCGGTCGTGGAAGAGTTTCTGGCCTTTGTGAACAGCCGCCAGGGACAGGAAACCGTGGCGCGGGCGAACTTCTATCCGCTGACCTCAACGCAGGTGGCGAAGAATCGCCAGGAGCTGGGGCTGGACAAAGGGGCGATGGTCACCCTCCCGCCTCAGGACCTGCGGATCGCCGAACAACGAACACGGTAA
- a CDS encoding phosphate-starvation-inducible PsiE family protein, protein MTFSELQPRINRINGFIDRVLDTDLTDVWMKGIKAVLSLLILTILTALTGGVIKTFLDIGMLLHAPVEIGLRQIIVDTLILLAVVEVFKTTVTYFSEGRVKVTFIVDTILVVMLTEIISLWFKDADHAKLVSLGAILLALGAIRVVAVRCSPAHGESAGK, encoded by the coding sequence ATGACGTTTTCAGAACTGCAACCACGCATCAATCGGATCAACGGGTTCATCGATCGCGTCTTGGATACCGATCTGACCGACGTCTGGATGAAAGGGATCAAGGCCGTCCTCAGTCTGCTGATCCTGACGATCCTGACCGCCCTGACCGGCGGGGTGATCAAGACGTTTCTGGATATCGGCATGTTGCTGCACGCTCCGGTGGAGATCGGGCTCAGACAGATCATCGTCGATACGCTGATTCTGCTCGCAGTGGTGGAAGTGTTCAAAACCACCGTGACCTACTTTTCAGAAGGCCGCGTGAAGGTCACCTTCATCGTCGATACCATCCTGGTGGTGATGCTGACGGAGATCATTTCGCTCTGGTTCAAGGACGCCGATCACGCCAAACTGGTCTCGCTCGGCGCGATTCTCCTGGCGCTCGGCGCGATTCGAGTGGTGGCGGTCCGTTGTTCCCCTGCCCATGGAGAGAGCGCCGGCAAGTGA
- a CDS encoding pyruvate kinase, which produces MEQKVSHTEQDLDAVLRDLLDLQEDVLAAPAHSQGRLAKLHANYRWSARNLLQYLALRRRDLRPLQHRLACLGLSSLGRCESHVLATVETALHVVHRLAGRTTPADPQESSLDFASGRRLLADHTDALLGPATSGRGVRIMVTMPSEAADDPLLIHKLLQQGMNCMRINCAHDDPAAWSRMIEHLRRAERALNRSCRLVMDLAGPKLRTGPLDSQLAVARIRPQRDAYGRVTSPARVWLTADAQPPVPADACLSVPREWLARLKRGTDIRLCDARGATRSLEVVEVIQGGCWAEACKTIYVVPGTVLTSGQRTTKRKYREAAVSAIPSGEPAIVLRRGDVLHVTRDQRPGRPAAVDADGTVLTSATIGCTLPEVSDDVRPGETIWFDDGKIGGVVEVVEQQRMVVRITHAREQGDKLRGDKGINLPESRLRLPALTSKDLEDLAFVAEHADVVELSFANTIEDVESLQDHLARAGDRQPAIVLKIETRRGFENLPDMLLTAMRAPSCGVMIARGDLAVECGFERLAEVQEEILWLCEAAHVPVIWATQVLESLAKDGMPSRAEITDAAMGDRAECVMLNKGPHMLSAVRLLDDILRRMQEHQTKKRAMLRELRLAHTLSPDLGPGPIA; this is translated from the coding sequence ATGGAGCAGAAGGTTTCCCACACGGAACAAGACCTCGATGCGGTGCTCCGGGATCTCCTCGACCTTCAGGAGGACGTACTCGCCGCGCCCGCCCATTCACAGGGACGGTTGGCGAAGCTTCACGCGAACTATCGGTGGAGCGCCAGAAATCTTCTGCAGTACCTGGCCCTTCGGCGCCGCGACCTGCGTCCGTTACAGCATCGGTTAGCCTGCCTCGGACTCTCTTCGCTCGGCCGGTGCGAGTCGCACGTGCTGGCAACGGTCGAGACCGCTCTCCACGTGGTGCATCGCCTGGCGGGCCGGACCACGCCCGCGGACCCGCAGGAGAGCAGCCTCGATTTTGCCTCCGGCAGGCGATTGCTCGCGGACCATACCGATGCCCTCTTGGGTCCCGCGACCTCGGGGCGCGGGGTCCGCATCATGGTCACCATGCCGAGTGAAGCGGCGGACGATCCCCTCCTCATCCATAAGCTGCTGCAGCAAGGCATGAACTGCATGCGAATCAACTGCGCCCATGACGATCCTGCCGCCTGGTCGCGGATGATCGAGCATTTGCGTCGGGCCGAACGCGCCCTCAACCGATCCTGTCGCCTCGTGATGGACTTGGCCGGTCCGAAGCTCCGAACGGGACCGCTCGATTCACAACTGGCGGTTGCGCGGATACGACCGCAGCGGGATGCCTATGGACGGGTGACGAGCCCTGCGCGAGTATGGCTGACGGCGGATGCGCAGCCGCCGGTTCCGGCGGACGCCTGTCTAAGTGTTCCTCGCGAGTGGCTGGCCCGTCTGAAACGCGGCACCGATATCCGCTTGTGCGACGCGCGCGGCGCAACGCGGAGCCTGGAGGTAGTTGAGGTGATACAGGGCGGTTGTTGGGCGGAGGCGTGTAAGACGATCTATGTGGTACCGGGTACGGTCCTGACCTCGGGGCAGCGCACTACCAAGCGAAAATATCGGGAGGCCGCGGTGAGTGCCATTCCCTCCGGAGAGCCCGCCATTGTGCTGCGTCGCGGTGACGTCCTGCATGTCACGCGGGATCAGCGGCCTGGCCGTCCCGCAGCGGTCGATGCCGATGGAACGGTGCTCACGTCGGCGACGATCGGCTGCACCCTGCCTGAGGTGAGCGACGATGTGCGGCCTGGCGAAACGATCTGGTTCGACGACGGCAAGATCGGCGGTGTGGTGGAGGTCGTGGAGCAGCAGCGGATGGTCGTCCGGATCACCCATGCCCGGGAGCAGGGTGACAAATTGCGGGGCGACAAGGGCATCAACCTCCCCGAGAGTCGCCTCCGTCTTCCGGCGTTGACGTCGAAAGACCTCGAAGACCTGGCCTTCGTGGCGGAGCACGCCGATGTCGTCGAGTTATCGTTCGCGAATACGATCGAGGATGTCGAATCGCTCCAGGATCATCTCGCGCGCGCGGGCGACCGGCAGCCGGCCATCGTGCTGAAGATCGAGACCAGGCGCGGGTTCGAAAATCTCCCGGATATGTTGCTGACTGCGATGCGAGCCCCCAGTTGCGGAGTGATGATCGCCCGCGGCGATCTGGCCGTCGAATGCGGCTTCGAACGGTTGGCGGAGGTGCAGGAGGAAATCCTCTGGCTCTGTGAGGCAGCCCATGTTCCCGTGATTTGGGCCACACAAGTCCTCGAATCGCTGGCGAAGGACGGCATGCCGTCGCGGGCCGAGATCACGGACGCGGCGATGGGCGACCGCGCGGAATGTGTCATGCTCAACAAGGGGCCCCACATGCTCAGCGCCGTGCGGTTGTTGGATGATATTCTCCGGCGGATGCAGGAGCATCAAACCAAGAAACGGGCCATGCTGCGCGAGTTGCGACTGGCCCATACCTTGTCGCCGGATCTCGGCCCAGGCCCTATTGCCTAG
- a CDS encoding sulfite exporter TauE/SafE family protein: MEILLIGAVALLAAGLTFFSGFGIGTILMPVFALFFPVPMAIAATAVVHVANNLFKFGLMAKDADWRVVARFGIPAAFAALGGAMLLTLFDRLPVLAGYRLGPATFHVTPVKAVIGVLIMVFALLEFWPRFQSVTFAPRWLPLGGALSGFFGGLSGNQGALRSAFLLKAGLSKEAFIATGIVSAVIVDASRLLGYGIGFMADQFTRSVDLAAPVLVGTVCACLGSYAGMRLLQKVTFVAVRIVVAAGMLVIGLGLITGLL, translated from the coding sequence ATGGAAATCCTGCTGATCGGAGCGGTGGCCTTGCTGGCCGCCGGTCTGACCTTTTTTTCCGGGTTCGGCATTGGGACGATCCTGATGCCGGTGTTTGCGCTGTTCTTTCCGGTTCCCATGGCCATCGCCGCCACCGCGGTGGTGCATGTCGCCAACAACCTGTTCAAATTCGGATTGATGGCCAAGGATGCCGACTGGCGGGTAGTGGCTCGGTTCGGCATTCCGGCCGCCTTTGCCGCATTGGGTGGCGCGATGCTGTTGACGTTGTTCGACCGCCTGCCGGTCCTGGCCGGTTATCGTCTGGGCCCTGCCACGTTTCACGTCACACCCGTCAAGGCTGTGATCGGGGTGCTGATCATGGTGTTTGCTTTGCTGGAATTTTGGCCGCGTTTCCAATCCGTGACCTTCGCGCCGCGGTGGCTCCCGCTGGGAGGAGCGCTTTCGGGCTTCTTCGGCGGCCTCTCCGGCAACCAAGGCGCACTCCGTTCGGCATTTCTGCTGAAAGCCGGCCTCTCGAAAGAGGCTTTTATCGCGACAGGCATTGTTTCGGCAGTGATCGTGGACGCGTCACGGCTCCTGGGCTATGGCATCGGGTTCATGGCCGATCAGTTCACGCGATCCGTCGACCTGGCGGCGCCGGTCCTCGTGGGGACGGTCTGCGCCTGCCTGGGATCCTATGCGGGGATGCGGTTGTTGCAGAAGGTCACATTCGTCGCCGTGCGGATCGTCGTCGCGGCGGGGATGTTGGTGATCGGACTGGGGCTTATCACCGGATTGCTGTAG
- a CDS encoding response regulator transcription factor — MSAPLIQIIEDEPLHAQLLDRALRQASFTTALAVDGHSGWHETQRLRPSLILLDLLLPGLSGPEICRLVRSTSATCRIPIIMVTALGTEEDRIAGLQSGADDYVVKPFSPREVVSRVQAVLRRSAHSGAPVATLSHDGLTVQEACFVVTLHERQVTVSEMELSLLRFMLEREGELVSAMGFLAAIGSERHELFPDDVARHVRTLHRKLENSQAGSIEFLPGFRYRLHGAPRPVSPAGKL, encoded by the coding sequence ATGAGTGCTCCGTTGATCCAGATCATCGAGGATGAACCGCTGCATGCGCAGTTGCTCGACCGTGCGCTCCGGCAAGCCTCGTTTACGACCGCGCTCGCCGTCGATGGTCATAGCGGATGGCATGAGACTCAACGGTTGCGTCCGTCGTTGATCCTGCTGGACCTCCTGTTGCCGGGTCTCAGCGGGCCTGAGATCTGCCGGCTGGTGCGCAGTACATCGGCCACCTGCCGCATTCCCATCATCATGGTGACGGCCCTCGGCACCGAGGAAGACCGGATCGCCGGACTCCAATCCGGCGCGGACGATTACGTGGTGAAGCCCTTCAGTCCGCGCGAGGTCGTCTCACGTGTGCAAGCGGTTCTGCGTCGAAGCGCGCATTCCGGTGCGCCGGTAGCGACGCTCTCCCATGATGGGTTGACGGTGCAGGAAGCCTGTTTCGTCGTGACCCTGCACGAGCGGCAGGTCACGGTGTCGGAGATGGAATTGTCACTCCTCCGGTTCATGCTGGAGCGGGAGGGTGAACTCGTATCGGCGATGGGTTTTCTCGCCGCAATCGGGAGCGAACGGCACGAGCTGTTCCCGGACGACGTGGCACGGCACGTTCGCACGCTTCACCGCAAGCTCGAGAACAGCCAGGCAGGCTCCATCGAATTCCTGCCGGGATTCCGCTATCGATTGCACGGGGCGCCTCGCCCGGTTTCACCGGCGGGAAAATTGTGA
- a CDS encoding PstS family phosphate ABC transporter substrate-binding protein, with amino-acid sequence MSQEPTNMQRAVCVALFAMLYAVIILPPACAGPSDGKEATLRPYQKVSGVSGTINSIGSDTLNNLITLWAEGFRKQYPNVKIQVEGKGSSTAPPALIENTAQLGPMSRTMKSSEIDAFESKFGYPPTAYPVAVDALALFVNKDNPIAGLTVPQVDALFSKSRRQGHATDVTRWGQLGHTGDWANAPISLYGRNSASGTYGFFKEHALKNGDFKDQVKEQPGSASVVQGISEDRYGIGYSGIGYTTSGVRMVPLAEKSGQPFVEPTEANTKNGTYPLWRYLYIYVNQAPGKPLSPIVKEFLTYVYSKEGQSDVLRDGYFPVDAALAEKHLAKIR; translated from the coding sequence ATGTCCCAAGAACCCACGAACATGCAGCGAGCGGTGTGTGTCGCGTTGTTTGCCATGCTCTATGCCGTCATCATCCTGCCGCCTGCCTGCGCCGGTCCGTCCGACGGGAAGGAGGCGACCTTGCGCCCCTACCAGAAGGTCAGCGGCGTATCCGGCACCATCAACAGCATCGGTTCCGATACCCTGAACAATTTGATCACCCTGTGGGCCGAGGGATTCCGCAAGCAATATCCCAACGTCAAAATCCAAGTCGAGGGGAAGGGGTCGAGCACGGCTCCGCCCGCGTTGATCGAAAATACGGCCCAATTGGGTCCGATGTCGCGAACGATGAAGTCGAGTGAGATCGATGCGTTTGAGTCCAAGTTCGGCTATCCCCCCACCGCCTACCCGGTCGCCGTCGACGCCCTGGCGCTCTTCGTGAACAAGGACAATCCGATCGCGGGACTGACCGTTCCGCAAGTGGATGCGCTGTTTTCGAAATCGCGCCGCCAGGGGCACGCCACGGATGTCACCCGTTGGGGGCAGCTCGGCCATACCGGGGATTGGGCAAACGCCCCGATCAGTCTCTACGGTCGCAACTCGGCCTCGGGGACCTATGGGTTCTTCAAAGAACATGCATTGAAAAACGGCGACTTCAAGGATCAGGTGAAGGAACAGCCGGGGTCGGCTTCCGTGGTGCAAGGCATCAGCGAAGATCGATACGGCATCGGGTACAGCGGCATCGGGTACACCACCTCCGGGGTCAGAATGGTTCCGCTGGCGGAAAAGTCCGGGCAACCGTTCGTGGAACCGACGGAGGCCAACACCAAGAACGGCACCTATCCGCTGTGGCGCTACCTGTATATCTATGTGAATCAAGCTCCGGGCAAACCGCTGTCCCCCATCGTCAAAGAGTTTCTGACCTACGTCTACAGCAAAGAGGGACAGTCGGACGTACTCAGGGACGGCTATTTCCCGGTCGACGCGGCGCTGGCTGAAAAACATCTCGCCAAGATCCGCTGA
- a CDS encoding ABC transporter permease subunit: MERSRILPMLTPFNIRAALDRAARHIITVGGLATIVSILAIFFFLFREVTPLFSPPSAKLSQRLSVPALLEEQGPAQIAVDEHREIAQVFTSRAVQFFDLKSGQPIPMEMPPQMAGQQITAMASGGGTGQRVAVGTADGSMLLLKIGITTQFSDRGERQKHPYIRAGVPIPVTTSPIVRLAYRTTDHGTVFALASKAGRLLLVRLAADDPSGDHPLITELPQPAGAVTALALDSLLENLYVGLSTGAVAHLALSETAAPELRASYPVAPPATAVTSLGLLSGDRSLVIMTADGGVSTWGLVRRADVPAGWTLSRMHALHAHKGPVTSFAPSQRIKGFLTGDLQGNLFLHHATSSQTLLRLSTGEFPIRAVAFAPKGDGFMALDGAGQLSLYALQNPYPEVTLGTLFGKVWYEGYDQPAHVWQSSSGSDDVEPKLGLLPLAFGTLKGTLYALLLAVPIAILAAMCTSQFMHQDLRASVKPTIEVMAALPTVVLGFLAGLWLAPLLERMLPSVVAMVLVVPTLVVVASLGWSLCPPAVTRYLPHGKEALVLIPVLGFGIGGCLWANSFFEDWWFEGNIKVWLSTHMGIQYDQRNALVVGIVMGFAIVPVIYSIAEEALSNVPKSQIAGSLALGATRWQTVLHLVLLSASPGIFSAVMIGFGRAIGETMIVLMATGNTPILDWSWANGFRTLSANIAVEIPEAPHGGSLYRVLFLAALLLFVVTFVVNSLAELVRQRLRDKYTHG, translated from the coding sequence ATGGAGCGCAGCCGCATCCTCCCCATGCTCACACCGTTCAATATCCGCGCAGCGCTCGACCGAGCCGCTCGTCACATCATCACGGTCGGTGGATTGGCGACCATCGTCAGCATTCTCGCCATCTTTTTCTTTTTGTTCCGTGAGGTCACGCCGCTCTTTTCACCGCCGAGCGCCAAGCTCAGCCAACGCCTCAGTGTGCCCGCCCTGCTCGAAGAACAGGGACCCGCGCAAATTGCCGTGGATGAACATCGTGAAATTGCGCAAGTGTTCACCTCGCGCGCCGTTCAGTTCTTCGATTTGAAATCCGGGCAGCCCATTCCGATGGAGATGCCGCCGCAAATGGCGGGGCAGCAGATCACCGCGATGGCCTCGGGCGGCGGGACGGGGCAACGAGTTGCGGTGGGGACGGCCGACGGGTCGATGCTCTTGCTGAAGATCGGTATCACGACGCAGTTCTCTGATCGCGGCGAGCGACAGAAGCATCCGTACATTCGAGCCGGCGTACCCATTCCTGTGACGACCAGTCCCATTGTCCGGCTGGCCTATCGTACGACCGACCACGGGACGGTCTTTGCCCTGGCCTCCAAGGCCGGCCGGTTGCTGCTCGTGCGGCTCGCGGCGGACGATCCTTCCGGCGACCATCCCCTGATCACGGAACTGCCGCAGCCGGCCGGTGCGGTAACGGCGCTGGCCTTGGATTCGCTTCTGGAAAATCTCTACGTGGGCCTCTCCACCGGAGCGGTCGCGCACCTCGCGCTTTCAGAAACGGCCGCGCCCGAGCTGCGGGCCTCCTATCCTGTCGCTCCGCCTGCAACCGCCGTGACGTCACTCGGGTTGCTGAGCGGCGATCGCAGTCTCGTGATCATGACCGCGGACGGCGGGGTCTCGACCTGGGGCCTCGTCAGGCGCGCCGATGTGCCGGCCGGTTGGACGCTCAGCCGGATGCATGCGCTGCATGCTCACAAGGGGCCGGTCACGTCCTTCGCGCCCTCACAACGGATCAAAGGATTCCTGACCGGCGATTTGCAGGGCAATCTGTTCCTGCACCATGCCACCTCCTCTCAGACCTTGCTCCGCCTGTCCACCGGCGAGTTTCCGATTCGGGCCGTGGCGTTCGCGCCAAAAGGCGACGGGTTTATGGCGCTCGATGGCGCCGGGCAGCTGTCGTTGTATGCATTGCAGAATCCCTATCCCGAAGTCACCCTGGGCACCCTCTTCGGGAAGGTCTGGTATGAAGGGTACGATCAGCCCGCCCATGTCTGGCAGTCGTCCTCTGGATCGGACGACGTCGAGCCGAAACTCGGACTGCTCCCGCTCGCCTTCGGCACGTTGAAGGGAACGCTCTATGCTCTCCTGCTCGCTGTGCCGATTGCGATCCTGGCGGCGATGTGCACCTCGCAGTTCATGCATCAGGACCTCCGCGCATCCGTGAAACCGACCATCGAAGTGATGGCGGCCCTGCCGACGGTGGTACTCGGGTTTCTGGCCGGGTTGTGGCTGGCTCCCCTCCTCGAACGGATGTTGCCGTCGGTCGTCGCTATGGTCCTGGTGGTGCCGACGTTGGTGGTGGTGGCCTCGCTCGGGTGGTCCCTCTGCCCTCCGGCCGTCACACGCTACCTGCCGCACGGCAAGGAAGCCTTGGTCTTGATCCCCGTCTTGGGCTTCGGGATCGGCGGCTGTCTCTGGGCCAACTCGTTCTTCGAAGACTGGTGGTTTGAGGGGAACATCAAGGTCTGGCTCTCGACGCATATGGGTATTCAGTATGACCAGCGCAATGCGCTCGTGGTCGGGATTGTGATGGGGTTTGCGATCGTGCCGGTGATCTACAGCATTGCGGAGGAAGCGCTCTCCAATGTGCCTAAAAGTCAGATTGCCGGCTCGCTGGCCCTGGGAGCCACGCGCTGGCAAACCGTTCTGCATCTGGTGCTGCTCTCCGCCAGCCCGGGAATATTTTCCGCCGTCATGATCGGGTTCGGGCGCGCGATCGGAGAAACGATGATCGTGCTCATGGCGACAGGGAATACGCCGATCCTGGATTGGAGTTGGGCCAACGGCTTCCGGACCCTCTCGGCGAATATTGCCGTGGAAATCCCCGAAGCCCCGCATGGCGGCAGTCTCTATCGCGTGCTCTTCCTGGCGGCGTTGTTGCTGTTCGTCGTTACCTTTGTCGTGAATTCACTCGCGGAACTGGTTCGCCAGCGCCTCCGGGACAAATACACCCATGGTTGA